The Aeromicrobium sp. Leaf245 genome includes a region encoding these proteins:
- a CDS encoding DUF998 domain-containing protein, translated as MRLDQLILRSAASALLLLVAVVVLASPGDVVDVPVDQLLLGDLALLVRIVAGATGVLVVLSAGTVGRALDPERRRRAVPVLLAGFGAALVVFAASTPDPDVAAAAGAPLVAAEPSTSAAVNTLALLLASTLLPAVMIVQAVRWRRDDETRLLATTAFVAVVASLWAHFAFSLTEDGTLGAAGLWQRLAFATAWVWLAVLLLGLAGRLTSGSAGTRT; from the coding sequence GTGCGCCTCGACCAGCTGATCCTGCGGTCCGCCGCCTCCGCCCTGCTCCTGCTCGTGGCCGTGGTCGTGCTGGCCTCGCCCGGCGACGTGGTCGACGTCCCCGTCGACCAGCTGCTGCTCGGTGACCTGGCGCTGCTCGTGCGGATCGTGGCGGGCGCGACCGGGGTGCTCGTGGTGCTGTCGGCCGGCACCGTGGGGCGGGCGCTCGACCCCGAACGGCGTCGGCGCGCCGTGCCGGTGCTGCTCGCGGGGTTCGGTGCCGCACTCGTGGTCTTCGCTGCCAGCACGCCCGACCCCGACGTCGCGGCGGCGGCCGGCGCGCCGCTCGTGGCCGCCGAGCCGTCGACCTCGGCCGCGGTCAACACGCTGGCCCTGCTGCTCGCCTCGACCCTGCTGCCGGCCGTGATGATCGTGCAGGCGGTGCGCTGGCGACGCGACGACGAGACCCGACTGCTCGCCACGACGGCGTTCGTCGCGGTGGTGGCGTCGCTGTGGGCGCACTTCGCCTTCTCGCTCACCGAGGACGGCACCCTGGGTGCCGCAGGCCTGTGGCAGCGACTGGCCTTCGCGACCGCGTGGGTGTGGCTGGCAGTGCTCCTGCTGGGACTGGCCGGTCGGCTCACGTCTGGCAGTGCGGGCACCAGAACGTGA
- the smpB gene encoding SsrA-binding protein SmpB, translated as MAKETGRKLIAQNKKARHDYHIEDTYEAGLVLTGTEVKSLRAGRASLVDGFGEIANGEAWLIQVHIPEYSQGTWTNHETRRRRKMLLNRQEIDKIEQRIQAKGLTIVPLALYFLDGRAKVEIALARGKKQYDKRHAIAERQAKADAQREIGRKIKGIR; from the coding sequence GTGGCCAAGGAGACCGGGCGCAAGCTCATCGCGCAGAACAAGAAGGCGCGCCACGACTACCACATCGAGGACACCTACGAGGCCGGACTGGTCCTCACGGGGACCGAGGTGAAGTCGTTGCGTGCCGGTCGCGCGTCCCTGGTCGACGGCTTCGGCGAGATCGCGAACGGCGAGGCCTGGCTGATCCAGGTCCACATCCCGGAGTACAGCCAGGGCACGTGGACCAACCACGAGACCCGGCGTCGCCGCAAGATGCTGCTCAACCGCCAGGAGATCGACAAGATCGAGCAGCGCATCCAGGCCAAGGGCCTGACGATCGTGCCGCTCGCCCTGTACTTCCTCGACGGTCGCGCGAAGGTCGAGATCGCGCTGGCCCGAGGCAAGAAGCAGTACGACAAGCGGCACGCGATCGCCGAGCGGCAGGCGAAGGCCGACGCCCAGCGCGAGATCGGACGCAAGATCAAGGGCATCCGGTAG
- a CDS encoding NAD(P)/FAD-dependent oxidoreductase, with protein sequence MEHVDVVIVGAGLSGIGAAHRLSTMSPGSSFTILEARDAMGGTWDLFRYPGVRSDSDMYTLSYPFRPWTDRKSIADGGDIRAYIRSTAGEHGIARRIRYGHRVVAASWSSADARWTLTSEVDGTLVEQTCSFLFMCSGYYDYDEAYTPDFPGLEDFAGTVVHPQFWPEDLDYRGKKVVVIGSGATAITLLPSMAEEAEHVTMLQRSPTYITSLPGEDAVSAGLRKVLPAGLAHRVTRVKNATVAIGFYEFCRRFPSAAKKILLTRAGRSAPDGFDPKHLTPRYDPWDQRLCVVPNGDLWRTLRRGKASIVTDHIDGFDETGIRLTSGDHLDADVVVTATGLKVVALGKVAIDVDGEKVDPNERFVYKGLMISGVPNLAWCIGYTNASWTLRADLSWQYVARLVEHMRSHGYAAGTPDPQGAKGETAPALDLQSGYVQRAAGVLPQQGREKPWTVRQNWFLDAWDNRRTDLDEAMVWTRLDETSRQSAQAS encoded by the coding sequence ATGGAGCACGTCGACGTCGTCATCGTGGGTGCGGGGCTGTCCGGCATCGGCGCCGCCCACCGCCTGAGCACCATGAGCCCGGGCAGCAGCTTCACGATCCTCGAGGCCCGCGACGCCATGGGCGGCACGTGGGACCTGTTCCGCTACCCGGGCGTGCGGTCGGACTCCGACATGTACACGCTGAGCTACCCGTTCCGGCCGTGGACGGACCGCAAGTCCATCGCCGACGGCGGCGACATCCGCGCCTACATCCGCAGCACCGCCGGCGAGCACGGCATCGCCCGGCGGATCCGCTACGGCCACCGCGTCGTCGCAGCCAGCTGGTCGTCCGCGGACGCCCGGTGGACGCTCACCAGCGAGGTCGACGGCACGCTGGTCGAGCAGACCTGCTCGTTCCTGTTCATGTGCAGCGGCTACTACGACTACGACGAGGCCTACACGCCGGACTTCCCCGGTCTCGAGGACTTCGCCGGGACGGTCGTGCACCCGCAGTTCTGGCCCGAGGACCTCGACTACCGGGGCAAGAAGGTCGTCGTCATCGGCTCCGGCGCCACGGCCATCACGCTGCTGCCGTCGATGGCCGAGGAGGCCGAGCACGTGACGATGCTGCAGCGCTCGCCCACCTACATCACGTCCCTGCCCGGTGAGGACGCCGTCTCGGCCGGGCTGCGGAAGGTCCTGCCGGCAGGCCTGGCCCACCGGGTCACCCGCGTCAAGAACGCCACGGTGGCCATCGGCTTCTACGAGTTCTGCCGCCGCTTCCCGAGCGCGGCCAAGAAGATCCTGCTCACGCGTGCCGGACGGTCCGCGCCCGACGGCTTCGACCCCAAGCACCTGACCCCGCGCTACGACCCGTGGGACCAGCGGCTCTGCGTGGTGCCGAACGGGGACCTCTGGCGCACGCTGCGGCGCGGGAAGGCCTCGATCGTCACCGACCACATCGACGGGTTCGACGAGACCGGCATCCGGCTCACGTCGGGCGATCACCTGGACGCCGACGTCGTGGTGACCGCCACCGGGCTCAAGGTCGTGGCGCTCGGCAAGGTCGCGATCGACGTCGACGGCGAGAAGGTCGACCCGAACGAGCGGTTCGTCTACAAGGGACTGATGATCAGCGGCGTCCCGAACCTCGCCTGGTGCATCGGCTACACGAACGCCTCCTGGACCCTGCGCGCCGACCTGTCGTGGCAGTACGTGGCACGGCTGGTGGAGCACATGCGCAGCCACGGCTACGCGGCGGGCACGCCCGACCCGCAGGGCGCGAAGGGGGAGACCGCTCCGGCCCTGGACCTGCAGTCCGGCTACGTCCAGCGGGCTGCGGGCGTGCTCCCGCAGCAGGGTCGCGAGAAGCCCTGGACCGTGCGCCAGAACTGGTTCCTCGACGCCTGGGACAACCGTCGCACCGACCTCGACGAGGCGATGGTCTGGACGAGGCTCGACGAGACCTCGCGGCAGTCGGCCCAGGCCTCCTGA
- a CDS encoding MFS transporter, producing the protein MRLDSAAGRWLVAAMVLGTGMAFLDGSIVNLALPAIDGDLDAGVAGLQWTVNAYTLTLAALILVGGSLGDRWGRRRVFLVGVVWFAVASLACALAPTIEVLVAARGLQGVGGALLTPGSLAIISASIHPDDRGRAIGLWSGLAGVTTALGPLVGGTLVDAVGWRSVFWINLPLAAVVVWVTWRHVPESTGAQERLDVEGSLLTVGTLAFLTYGLVQQEWAPSLAGLALLVAFVVHQWRAPHALVPLSLFADRVFTAANICTFAIYGALSGSMFLLVLQLQYVAGYSPLEAGLATLPLTVLMLLFSSRAGALGQRIGPRVPMTVGPLLSAAGLLLYLRIGADASFWLDVLPGAVLMGLGLTLLVAPLTTAVLAAAPDDQAGIASGINNAVSRTAGLLAVAAIPPLAGIAGPDFASPDVFGPGFRVGTWICVGLLVVAAGCAAALVHGRSADPDRAPTSA; encoded by the coding sequence GTGAGGCTCGACTCCGCCGCGGGACGGTGGCTCGTCGCTGCGATGGTCCTCGGCACGGGGATGGCGTTCCTCGACGGCTCCATCGTCAACCTGGCCCTGCCCGCGATCGACGGGGACCTCGACGCGGGCGTGGCGGGTCTGCAGTGGACGGTCAACGCCTACACGCTCACCCTGGCCGCCCTCATCCTCGTCGGTGGCTCGCTCGGCGACCGGTGGGGCCGACGTCGGGTCTTCCTCGTCGGCGTCGTGTGGTTCGCCGTGGCGTCCTTGGCCTGCGCGCTCGCGCCGACGATCGAGGTGCTCGTGGCGGCTCGGGGGCTGCAGGGGGTCGGCGGGGCCCTGCTGACGCCGGGGAGCCTCGCGATCATCTCGGCCTCGATCCACCCCGACGACCGGGGCCGCGCCATCGGCCTCTGGTCGGGCCTGGCCGGCGTCACGACGGCGCTCGGCCCGCTCGTCGGCGGCACGCTCGTCGACGCCGTGGGTTGGCGATCGGTCTTCTGGATCAACCTGCCCCTGGCCGCTGTGGTCGTCTGGGTCACGTGGCGGCACGTCCCGGAGTCGACGGGTGCGCAGGAGCGGCTCGACGTCGAGGGCTCGCTGCTGACGGTCGGCACCCTGGCCTTCCTGACCTACGGACTGGTCCAGCAGGAGTGGGCGCCGAGCCTCGCGGGCCTGGCCCTGCTGGTCGCCTTCGTGGTGCACCAGTGGCGCGCTCCGCACGCGCTCGTGCCGCTGTCGTTGTTCGCCGACCGCGTGTTCACGGCGGCGAACATCTGCACCTTCGCCATCTACGGCGCGCTCAGCGGGTCCATGTTCCTGCTGGTGCTGCAGCTGCAGTACGTGGCCGGGTACTCCCCGCTCGAGGCCGGCCTGGCGACGCTGCCCCTGACCGTGCTCATGCTGCTGTTCTCCTCGCGGGCGGGTGCCCTGGGCCAGCGCATCGGACCCCGTGTCCCGATGACCGTGGGGCCGCTGCTGTCGGCGGCGGGCCTGCTGCTGTACCTGCGCATCGGTGCCGATGCGAGCTTCTGGCTCGACGTGCTCCCCGGAGCGGTGCTCATGGGGCTCGGCCTCACCCTGCTGGTGGCGCCGCTCACCACGGCGGTGCTCGCTGCCGCACCGGACGACCAGGCCGGCATCGCCTCGGGCATCAACAACGCGGTCTCGCGGACGGCAGGCCTCCTCGCGGTGGCCGCGATCCCGCCGCTCGCGGGCATCGCGGGGCCGGACTTCGCCTCGCCCGACGTCTTCGGGCCGGGCTTCCGCGTCGGCACCTGGATCTGCGTCGGGCTGCTCGTGGTGGCTGCAGGCTGCGCCGCTGCCCTGGTGCACGGACGCTCGGCCGACCCGGACCGCGCCCCGACCTCCGCGTAG
- a CDS encoding alpha/beta fold hydrolase, with protein sequence MSAARRIHTYSHDGLTFDVTDTGPIGGDPVVLLHGFPQKATSWERVSELLHAEGYRTIAPDLRGYSPGARPRGRKAYAGDLIAADVAALLEIVGRPVHLVGHDWGSAIGWYVAASRPELLQSWTAVSVPHPAAFMTSMLRSTQLLKSWYMGFFQLPVVPELVLTRAKGVRERALAHAGMDRGLRERFQAEMIDGGALAGGLGYYRGLPFSMSSVQGRVRVPTTMVWSTGDVALGRKGVDLTPQHVDAPYELVVLEGVSHWIPDHEPQVLVDAITRRARAVAA encoded by the coding sequence ATGTCTGCTGCGCGACGCATCCACACGTACTCCCACGACGGTCTGACGTTCGACGTCACCGACACCGGGCCGATCGGGGGAGACCCGGTGGTGCTGCTGCACGGGTTCCCGCAGAAGGCGACCTCGTGGGAGCGGGTGAGCGAGCTGCTGCACGCGGAGGGGTACCGCACCATCGCCCCCGACCTGCGCGGCTACTCCCCGGGGGCCCGCCCCCGTGGCCGCAAGGCCTATGCCGGTGACCTCATCGCCGCCGACGTGGCCGCGCTCCTCGAGATCGTCGGCAGGCCCGTGCACCTCGTGGGCCACGACTGGGGCTCGGCCATCGGCTGGTACGTCGCTGCCTCCCGACCCGAGCTCCTGCAGTCCTGGACAGCGGTCTCGGTCCCGCACCCGGCCGCCTTCATGACGTCGATGCTGCGCAGCACGCAGCTGCTGAAGTCCTGGTACATGGGCTTCTTCCAGCTGCCGGTCGTGCCCGAGCTGGTGCTCACGCGGGCGAAGGGGGTCCGGGAGCGCGCCCTCGCCCACGCGGGCATGGACCGTGGGCTCCGTGAGCGGTTCCAGGCCGAGATGATCGACGGCGGTGCCCTGGCCGGTGGCCTCGGCTACTACCGCGGCCTCCCGTTCTCGATGAGCTCGGTGCAGGGGAGGGTGCGGGTGCCCACGACCATGGTCTGGAGCACGGGCGACGTGGCCCTCGGTCGCAAGGGGGTCGACCTCACGCCCCAGCACGTGGACGCGCCGTACGAGCTCGTCGTCCTGGAGGGGGTCAGCCACTGGATCCCCGACCACGAGCCGCAGGTGCTGGTGGACGCGATCACTCGACGGGCTCGCGCCGTCGCGGCCTGA
- a CDS encoding endonuclease I family protein: MTRLGGAGRGCAATSRRTPRHAGLAIIITLVLAVLPRAADAAPEPGYYDSAQGLSGAALKDELHDIISVQTRISYSAVWEALKVTDQDPANSNNVKLFYSQVSRSKSANGGNVGDWNREHVWPQSHGDFGTSTGPGTDLHHLRPEDVQVNGTRGNKDFDAGGSSVSGCSSCLTDGDSFEPPAAVKGDVARMVMYMAVRYEGGDGFADLEANNQVNGTTPYLGRISVLLQWHAQDPPSAAEQRRNDLIDTRYQGNRNPFIDHPEWAQSVFG; the protein is encoded by the coding sequence ATGACTCGACTCGGGGGAGCCGGGCGGGGGTGCGCGGCCACGAGCCGGCGCACGCCCCGACACGCCGGCCTGGCCATCATCATCACGCTCGTCCTGGCCGTGCTGCCGCGGGCAGCCGACGCCGCACCGGAGCCCGGCTACTACGACAGCGCTCAGGGCCTCAGCGGCGCGGCGCTGAAGGACGAGCTGCACGACATCATCTCGGTGCAGACGCGGATCTCGTACTCGGCCGTCTGGGAGGCCCTGAAGGTCACCGACCAGGACCCCGCCAACAGCAACAACGTGAAGCTCTTCTACTCGCAGGTCTCGCGCTCGAAGTCGGCGAACGGCGGCAACGTCGGCGACTGGAACCGCGAGCACGTCTGGCCGCAGTCGCACGGGGACTTCGGGACGTCGACCGGCCCCGGCACCGACCTGCACCACCTGCGTCCTGAGGACGTGCAGGTGAACGGCACCCGCGGCAACAAGGACTTCGACGCGGGCGGGTCGTCGGTGAGCGGCTGCTCGTCGTGCCTGACCGACGGTGACTCGTTCGAGCCGCCGGCCGCGGTGAAGGGCGACGTGGCGCGCATGGTCATGTACATGGCGGTGCGCTACGAGGGCGGCGACGGCTTCGCCGACCTGGAGGCCAACAACCAGGTCAACGGCACGACGCCCTACCTCGGCCGGATCTCGGTGCTGCTGCAGTGGCACGCGCAGGACCCGCCGTCGGCGGCGGAGCAGCGCCGCAACGACCTCATCGACACCCGCTACCAGGGCAACCGCAACCCGTTCATCGACCACCCGGAGTGGGCGCAGTCCGTCTTCGGCTAG
- a CDS encoding 4a-hydroxytetrahydrobiopterin dehydratase, translating to MDEPFDPARVTQALEHLPGWSGDVSGLTRTYTFDGFAAAIAFMAAAAPRIDEMDHHPEWTNVYDRVEVRLSSHDVSGVSGRDVRLAEVLDELAGDAAR from the coding sequence ATGGACGAGCCGTTCGACCCCGCGCGCGTGACCCAGGCCCTCGAGCACCTGCCCGGCTGGTCCGGCGACGTGTCGGGGCTGACACGCACCTACACCTTCGACGGCTTCGCGGCCGCGATCGCCTTCATGGCCGCTGCTGCACCGCGCATCGACGAGATGGACCACCACCCCGAGTGGACCAACGTGTACGACCGCGTCGAGGTGCGACTCAGCAGCCACGACGTCAGTGGTGTCAGTGGTCGTGACGTCCGCCTGGCCGAGGTGCTCGACGAGCTGGCCGGCGACGCCGCACGGTAG
- a CDS encoding amidohydrolase family protein: protein MTLSDADLPGLADDLGLPGLFDVHVHFMHPKVLAKVWAYFDAAGPLLGRAWPIAYRGSDEERVEQLRAMGVKHFSALSYAHRPGVATFMNEWTLGFADRVPEALRSATFYPEVEAASYVPGLVEGGVEVFKAHLQVGDFAADDPLLDPVWGTLAESGTPVVLHAGSGPAPGTHTGPDGLARVLDRFPGLRIIVAHLGMPEYAAFLDLADAHPDVRLDVTMALVDFWDGPPPVDVAPRLADLGDRILLGTDFPNIPYPYAHQVEVLQRLDLGEDWLRRVLWRNGAELFGYTS from the coding sequence GTGACGCTGTCCGACGCCGACCTCCCGGGGTTGGCCGACGACCTCGGGCTGCCGGGCCTGTTCGACGTGCACGTGCACTTCATGCACCCGAAGGTGCTCGCCAAGGTGTGGGCCTACTTCGACGCCGCGGGCCCCCTGCTCGGTCGTGCGTGGCCGATCGCGTACCGGGGGAGCGACGAGGAACGCGTCGAGCAGCTGCGTGCGATGGGCGTCAAGCACTTCTCCGCCCTGTCGTACGCGCACCGGCCCGGTGTCGCGACCTTCATGAACGAGTGGACGCTGGGCTTCGCCGACCGTGTGCCCGAGGCGTTGCGCTCGGCCACCTTCTACCCCGAGGTCGAGGCGGCGTCCTACGTGCCGGGGCTCGTCGAGGGTGGGGTCGAGGTCTTCAAGGCCCACCTGCAGGTCGGCGACTTCGCCGCCGACGACCCGCTCCTCGACCCCGTGTGGGGCACGCTCGCCGAGAGCGGCACCCCCGTGGTGCTGCACGCCGGTTCCGGGCCCGCCCCGGGCACCCACACCGGGCCCGACGGACTGGCCCGGGTGCTGGACCGCTTCCCGGGCCTGCGGATCATCGTGGCGCACCTCGGCATGCCCGAGTACGCGGCGTTCCTAGACCTCGCCGACGCCCACCCCGACGTCCGCCTCGACGTGACGATGGCGCTCGTGGACTTCTGGGACGGCCCGCCACCGGTCGACGTCGCGCCCAGGCTCGCGGACCTGGGTGACCGGATCCTGCTGGGCACCGACTTCCCGAACATCCCGTACCCCTACGCCCACCAGGTCGAGGTGCTCCAGCGGCTCGACCTCGGCGAGGACTGGTTGCGGCGGGTGCTCTGGCGCAACGGCGCCGAGCTGTTCGGGTACACCTCGTGA
- a CDS encoding vitamin K epoxide reductase family protein — protein MSDVLETERDEDLDALEVRDPRWMMLVGGAVGLAAAIILTIDKVKFLTAEAAGESTALNCDLNAFVSCGGVINTDQASAFGFPNPIIGIVGFTVVLTLGVLLASGVRLPGWIWGGLQVGVLFGIGFVTWLQYQSIYEIEKLCPWCMVVWTMMIPLFVLVTARNLRAFAPGSAVTRFLSNWTLLVVVLWYVAVIAAIWFQFGENLWA, from the coding sequence GTGAGCGACGTGCTGGAGACCGAACGCGACGAGGACCTCGACGCCCTCGAGGTCCGCGACCCCCGATGGATGATGCTGGTCGGCGGTGCCGTGGGCCTCGCTGCCGCGATCATCCTGACCATCGACAAGGTGAAGTTCCTGACCGCCGAGGCGGCCGGCGAGAGCACGGCGCTGAACTGCGACCTCAACGCCTTCGTCAGCTGCGGTGGCGTCATCAACACCGACCAGGCCTCGGCGTTCGGGTTCCCGAACCCGATCATCGGCATCGTCGGGTTCACCGTGGTGCTGACCCTCGGGGTGCTGCTCGCGTCCGGCGTGCGTCTGCCCGGCTGGATCTGGGGAGGCCTGCAGGTCGGCGTCCTGTTCGGCATCGGGTTCGTGACGTGGCTGCAGTACCAGAGCATCTACGAGATCGAGAAGCTGTGCCCCTGGTGCATGGTCGTCTGGACGATGATGATCCCGCTGTTCGTGCTGGTCACCGCCCGCAACCTTCGCGCGTTCGCGCCCGGCTCGGCCGTGACCCGGTTCCTCAGCAACTGGACGCTGCTCGTGGTCGTGCTCTGGTACGTCGCCGTCATCGCGGCCATCTGGTTCCAGTTCGGCGAGAACCTCTGGGCCTGA